A stretch of Palaemon carinicauda isolate YSFRI2023 chromosome 36, ASM3689809v2, whole genome shotgun sequence DNA encodes these proteins:
- the LOC137628576 gene encoding uncharacterized protein: MEKLKKTRRTCRGWVTRASKVLSDLLESSTTTISQFEYAIKEYDQRLAKFDEVQEAIEIDVAEEELEQLLDEAHEFRTVSVQPRIQAEDQIRKLAAAACPGSKAGSISGQSSSRDKFTYLLSLLEGDARNVVKGLAHTSANYPVACKLLKECYYKPERIIFAHVQALLNGEVNINVSGPKGVAQLWKLREDILIHICSLEALGITGKQCEVFLTPIILSRLPSELRLEWARDGDGHESDLDWLLTFLDKEISRLKRSEAFKGKSSSEVKKIENKSSNDKVYSAAALHASSKQENTMCSFCAKKHKSENCYGVLELSEKERCEKIRSLGLCFKCLKSGHISRDCKSRTRCTKCNGAHSTLMCGVRLEMNLKKEENEAKEGAIGSDKPGDVALLTGQGGNCAILQTAKVQVRGSDGTVVTAQVMFDNGADRSYISSKFVKKCKPQWITSAPMPYSSYGGHSSGKNEHRNVYELKLWDSDKKVVRITAAEIPRICQPLVRPIVPDSVLNSFSHVVLADDYHHDSPIEIDILIGLDFYWTQISPVDAFQINHVVAMKSLFGYVLSGRLYKTNDSCTYSVPQLLCISSVSDSDLCKFWDLETVGVKPRELVESYSETKDFKEFQSTVKFVNGRYEVALPWKDDSAKERLLNNVVIAHKRLGRLMVKLEHDKELKKEYQKVFDSYESDHIIGEVPRQEISGVNPVYYMPHRPVVKLSSSSTKIRPVFDASTSCYNGVSLNGCLSSGPSLNPDLVEVLIRFWHWPIAVTADIRKALLQISVQEKDRYVHRFFWPRDDGTIRHMRFTRIPFGNTASPFLLNATIKHHLDKYPPTSVVQDLKANMYTDNWLSGADSAVEAADKFCEARSILADASIDLTKLVSNSLLITSQLCDKEPFINSDEPNTVLGLKWCNSLDSFSFDGINSDSFVEVVFTKRSILSVIAKIFYPLGLISPYVMYGKILFQELWKLGLTWDQEMPSELKLKFQRWLLSGQHFKNYQIDRCYFSQKAWGKLSHMELHGFGDASEKGYGACVYLRVPVENCSYKVSLESPKSRVAPIKTITLPRLELMGCLLGSRLVNFVKNTLNLDNSVRVRCWTDSTIALSWIQGDVSKKDLFVANRAKEIRELTPPSYWQHCVSKDNPADLITRGLLADNLVDSTMWLYGPSMLKEFQYQKREGNPVKYKDEIGIESTAICLNVQGVPDNPLIDLDRYSKLSKVLRVTAYVLRFIINCRNSNNKVAGPLITEEIDFAKLKLIYCIQREVFSAEIKALLDKKGYPSMV, encoded by the exons ATGGAGAAGTTAAAGAAGACAAGGAGGACATGTCGAGGGTGGGTGACAAGAGCTTCCAAGGTGCTGAGTGACCTTCTGGAGTCTTCCACCACAACTATTAGTCAATTTGAGTATGCCATCAAGGAATACGACCAGAGACTAGCTAAGTTTGATGAAGTCCAAGAAGCAATAGAAATTGATGTAGCTGAAGAAGAACTAGAACAACTTTTGGATGAAGCCCATGAGTTTAGAACAGTAAGTGTGCAGCCTAGGATAcaagctgaagaccagataaggaAGTTAGCAGCAGCAGCGTGTCCTGGTTCTAAAGCTGGCAGTATAAGTGGACAGTCTTCATCTCGAGA CAAGTTCACTTATTTGCTGTCTTTGCTGGAGGGAGATGCCAGGAATGTAGTGAAGGGACTAGCTCATACCAGTGCTAATTACCCGGTTGCCTGCAAACTACTGAAGGAATGCTACTACAAGCCAGAAAGGATTATATTTGCTCATGTCCAGGCATTGTTAAATGGTGAGGTCAACATTAATGTCAGTGGACCCAAGGGTGTGGCACAGCTGTGGAAATTACGAGAGGACATTTTAATTCATATCTGCAGTTTGGAGGCGCTAGGCATCACAGGAAAACAATGTGAAGTGTTTCTTACACCTATCATCCTCTCCCGTTTGCCAAGTGAACTGCGGCTAGAGTGGGCCAGGGATGGTGATGGACATGAGAGTGATTTAGATTGGTTATTGACATTCTTAGACAAGGAAATTTCAAGATTAAAAAGGTCTGAAGCCTTTAAGGGAAAGAGTAGTAGTgaagtaaagaaaattgaaaataagagttcTAATGACAAGGTGTATTCAGCCGCAGCCCTTCATGCTTCGTCCAAGCAAGAAAACACAATGTGCAGTTTCTGTGCCAAGAAACACAAATCAGAAAACTGTTATGGTGTGCTAGAATTGAGTGAAAAGGAGCGATGTGAAAAAATAAGAAGTTTAGGCCTGTGTTTCAAGTGTTTAAAGAGTGGACACATATCAAGAGACTGTAAATCTCGTACAAGGTGTACAAAGTGTAACGGTGCCCATTCTACCTTAATGTGTGGTGTTAGACTGGAAATGAACCTAAAGAAGGAGGAAAATGAAGCAAAGGAAGGTGCTATTGGCAGTGACAAGCCTGGCGATGTGGCACTTCTAACAGGGCAAGGTGGTAACTGTGCCATTTTACAAACTGCCAAAGTTCAGGTGAGGGGTAGTGATGGTACTGTTGTCACTGCTCAGGTAATGTTTGATAATGGTGCAGACAGGTCTTATATTAGTAGCAAATTTGTGAAGAAGTGTAAACCACAATGGATCACTAGTGCACCTATGCCATACTCTAGTTATGGTGGTCATAGTAGTGGAAAAAATGAACACAGAAATGTTTATGAGTTAAAGTTGTGGGACTCTGACAAGAAAGTGGTACGTATTACTGCTGCGGAGATTCCCAGAATATGTCAACCCTTGGTTAGGCCTATTGTACCAGATTCAGTGCTTAACTCTTTTTCTCATGttgtattagctgatgattaccaccaTGATTCTCCCATTGAGATTGATATACTGATTGGTCTAGATTTCTACTGGACACAGATTTCTCCTGTAGATGCCTTCCAAATTAACCATGTCGTAGCCATGAAGTCTCTCTTTGGTTATGTCTTGAGTGGCAGGCTGTATAAAACCAATGACTCTTGTACCTACTCTGTACCACAATTATTGTGTATCTCCTCTGTTTCAGATTCAGATTTGTGTAAGTTTTGGGATTTGGAAACTGTAGGGGTTAAGCCTAGGGAACTTGTTGAAAGTTATAGTGAAACCAAAGATTTCAAAGAATTTCAGAGTACTGTGAAGTTTGTGAATGGTCGCTATGAGGTTGCACTGCCATGGAAGGATGATTCTGCTAAGGAAAGGCTTTTAAATAATGTTGTCATAGCCCATAAAAGGTTAGGTAGGCTAATGGTTAAGTTAGAACACGATAAGGAGCTTAAGAAAGAGTATCAAAAAGTGTTTGATAGTTATGAGTCTGATCACATAATAGGAGAGGTACCAAGGCAGGAAATTTCAGGTGTGAATCCTGTGTACTATATGCCTCATCGTCCAGTAGTTAAGTTAAGTAGTTCAAGTACTAAGATAAGACCTGTGTTTGATGCCTCTACCTCTTGTTACAATGGTGTATCATTGAATGGCTGTTTGTCCTCAGGCCCATCACTCAACCCTGACTTGGTTGAGGTGCTCATTCGCTTTTGGCATTGGCCCATTGCTGTTACAGCTGATATAAGAAAGGCCTTATTGCAAATTAGTGTACAAGAGAAGGACAGATATGTTCATAGATTTTTTTGGCCAAGAGACGATGGTACAATACGGCACATGAGATTCACACGTATACCGTTTGGTAACACAGCGAGCCCATTTCTGTTAAATGCCACAATCAAACATCATTTGGATAAGTATCCCCCAACTAGTGTAGTGCAAGATTTGAAGGCTAACATGTATACAGACAATTGGTTGAGTGGTGCGGATTCTGCTGTAGAAGCAGCTGATAAATTTTGTGAAGCCCGTAGCATTTTAGCTGATGCTAGTATAGACCTTACAAAACTTGTATCAAATAGTTTGCTAATTACTTCTCAGTTATGTGACAAGGAACCCTTTATAAATTCTGATGAACCCAATACTGTATTAGGCCTGAAGTGGTGTAACTCACTGGACAGTTTCTCCTTTGATGGCATAAACTCAGATTCCTTTGTAGAAGTAGTCTTTACTAAGCGAAGTATCCTTAGTGTGATAGCTAAGATTTTTTACCCTTTAGGATTAATTAGTCCATATGTTATGTATGGCAAAATACTTTTTCAGGAACTCTGGAAACTGGGTTTGACTTGGGATCAAGAAATGCCATCAGAGTTGAAGCTAAAGTTTCAAAGATGGCTCCTTAGTGGTCAGCATTTTAAGAATTATCAGATAGATAGATGTTATTTTTCACAAAAGGCCTGGGGGAAGCTTAGTCATATGGAGCTACATGGGTTTGGTGATGCCTCTGAAAAGGGCTATGGGGCTTGTGTGTACCTGCGAGTGCCTGTGGAGAACTGCTCATACAAGGTGTCATTAGAGTCCCCTAAGTCAAGAGTTGCTCCCATAAAGACAATTACATTGCCGAGGCTAGAACTcatgggatgtcttttgggttcacgATTAGTCAACTTTGTGAAGAATACCCTTAACCTAGATAACAGTGTTAGAGTTAGGTGTTGGACAGATTCTACCATTGCTCTGTCATGGATTCAAGGAGATGTTAGTAAGAAGGACCTATTTGTAGCTAATCGGGCAAAGGAAATCAGAGAGTTAACACCTCCAAGTTACTGGCAACATTGTGTAAGTAAGGACAATCCAGCTGACCTGATAACACGAGGTCTGTTAGCAGACAATCTTGTGGATAGTACTATGTGGCTCTATGGGCCAAGTATGTTAAAAGAATTCCAATACCAGAAAAGGGAAGGTAACCCAGTTAAGTATAAAGATGAAATAGGCATAGAAAGTACTGCTATCTGTCTTAATGTACAAGGCGTGCCAGACAACCCTTTGATAGATTTAGATCGATACAGTAAATTAAGCAAGGTGTTAAGAGTTACAGCTTATGTCTTAAGATTTATCATAAATTgtagaaatagtaataacaaagTTGCAGGCCCTCTCATTACTGAAGAGATTGATTTTGCTAAGTTGAAGTTGATTTACTGCATCCAAAGAGAAGTGTTTTCTGCAGAAATAAAGGCACTTTTGGATAAAAAAGGCTATCCCTCAATGGTCTAA